In Corynebacterium sp. P4-C1, the sequence CCCACACCCACGCCGCGGACTCGAGGAAGCCGACGTGGTAGCGGGCGGTGTAGCCGGCCACATCCGTCTGGAACAGCGCGACCGCTGGAAGCTTGAGGCGCTTCGCCGCCACGGCGCCCGCACCGCCGAGGACGAAAGGGCTGGCCAAGTGCACCACATCGGGCTTGAATTCGCGCAGCACGCGCGTGATCGTGCCGTTGGGCACACCGATGGGCAAAGAGTCCACCAGCGGCACCATGACCGTGGGCACGCGCACAACGGGAAAGCCCGCGTACTCGGCGATCTCCTCCTGGTTGGCGCGCGCACCCGGCGCGATCACGATCGCTTCGTGGCCTGTCCGCTGGAGATGCTCCAGAACCCGGAGGATCGAGTTGGTCACTCCGTTGACGTTGGGCAGGAAAGACTCGGCGACAATGGCAACACGCATGCGAGCATTATTCAGGACCAGCGCTAATTAGTCCTTGCTTTCACGGGAACGAGAGGTGAACTTTCCGCCCGGTGTCCGGGACTTCTTACCTAAAGCGCTGACCCCCAGCCAGGCGGCCGCCGCGATGAGGGTGGCCACCGCGCCGACGGACAGCGCGGGAACGATAGCGAGCGTCCAGCCGCGCCCCTCCACTTTGACGATCTCCGGGTTGCTCTTCGCGTAGGTCACCCACACCTGCTGCCCGTCGCCGAGTCCCGAGGGGTAGAGCAGGCCGCGCTGCGGGGAGTGGAATTCGCCGGACTCGTCCTGGTAATCGACGGAGGTGCGCGTCAACCCCACACCGGTGACGGTGGCGATGCCGCGTCCGGGGTCGCGCGAGATGGTGAAGTCGTTGTACGCCGGCCCCGCGACCATGGCCACGCTGCCCAGTATCGCGCACGCGTAAAGCACGATGATGAGCTGGTGGAGGCGTCGGCGGACAGTCGGAGCCACTGTTTCCCCCGCCGCTTCTACTTCTTCAGCCGCTCGGACAGCGCCCGGCGGGTAGTGCGCGTGGTCACGGCCTCAATCACGGTGACGGGAGCAGGCTTATCGACGCCCTCGTACAGCGCCTCCGTCAACTCACCGATCCCAGTGCCCCTGCGGTAGGCAGCACCGTAGCCTGCGGCGAGGGCCTCGATATCCGCGTCGTGCGGCGTGCCGAAGGCCCGCTCGAAACTGCCGCGGAGCTCTGGCGCCCCGACTTCGAGTGTTTCGAAGATACCGCCGCCGTTGTCGTTGGCCACCACGATGGTGAGGTTGCCGGGGGTCGGCTGGTCCGGACCGATGAGCAGCCCGCCCGCGTCGTGCAGGAAGGTCAGGTCGCCCACGAGCGCCACGGTGCGCGGGGCACGGATCTCGTCCGGGTGCAGCGCCTGCGTCGCCAAGGCGATGCCTGTGGCCTGCGACAACGTGCCGTCAATGCCGGCGACGCCGCGGGCCGAGTAGGTGCTCACACCGTCGAAAGGCATGCCCACCAGGCTCGCGTCGCGCACCGGGTTCGACGAACCGAGGACCAGAGTGTCCCCCATCCCAAGCGAATCGCACACCGCCGCAGCGGCGTGCAGGCCGGTGAAGCCGAACGTGTCGTCCTCGAGCGCCTTACGGACAGTTTCCGCGCCGACATCCCCGGCGGCCTCGCAGATCTTCAACCACGTGTCGGTGGGCTGCCCGGTGGCGTTGACGCGGCTGCCCACGCGGTCCGGGTGGCCCGTGACCGTCCCGGTGCGGGTGATGCCGATGACCTCGATCGTGCTGTCAGCCATCAACGCCATCACGTCGCGGTGAAGAGTCGGGTGGCCGACCACTATCACCTGCTCCGGCTTCGTGGACGCTGCGAAGTCGCCGCCGTCGTGGCTGACCGCCACCTCGTCCTGGGCGAAGAAGCGGGCGGCCAGCGGGTGGACCTGGTGGAACGGCGTCGGCGCTGTCGGCTCGGCGATGGTGGGCACATGCTCGAGTCCGGGCACCTCCCACGCCTCGTCGCCGGCGATGACGAGGGTGTTCCTAGTCAAGTCCACATCCACCACGCCATGGTCGACAGCACCTGCCGGACCAGTGTCGGTGGCACGATGCCCCCGCCCCTCTGCCAGACGCAGGCGGCCCGGCCCCACTCGGCGCGGGCTGCCCACGGGTTCCGGGAGCGCCTCGGGCACGAGCGGTGTGTCGAAGGCGACATTGATGTGCACCTGGTCGGCATCGAAGCTCACCGCGTCGCCGACCTGCGTGACCTGCTGGGTGGCGGCGTAGCGGCCGAAGATGCCCTGCTGCCAGATCGTCTGGGAGGCCCCGGTGCCCACGAGACGCTCGGGCCGGTCCGCGCTGATCACTGCCAGCGGCGTGTGGGACATGTGTGCCTCGATCACAGCCGGGAACGTGTTCGCCACAGCAGTCCCGGACGTCATGACCACGCCGACATGGCGGCGCTGCACGCGTGCGATGCCGAGGGCGGTGAAGGCGGCCGCGCGTTCGTCGATACGCACGTGCACCGTGATGTCGCGGCGGGCGAGCAGCGCGTACGCCAGCGGCGAATTGCGCGAACCCGGGCACAGCACGACATCCGTGACGTGCTCCGCGACCACCTCGGCCACATGGGCGGCCAGCTGCATTGAATCGCTCGCCGGGTTCTCTGGGCTCTCCATGCGGCTATCCGGCATTGAGGATTCCGTCGAGCTGGTTCAAAAGGTCCTCGGCACCCTGGCGGTACTCATCCGGAAGATCGTCCGGGAGCTCAGTGGGTAGATCCTCCGGCAGCGACGGTGGCGCATCTTCGCCGCCGCCCTGCTGGCCCTGCTCGCCCGACTCGCCGCCGTTGTCGTCCTTCTTGCGGTCGCGCCCCAGCAGGTCGTCCAGAATGCCGGACGGCGTGGTGGTCACCGTTTCTGTCTGGGTGATGGTCACCGGGGCCGGTTCGGGCTTATTCGCGCGGGACTCGGCGCCACGCCACAAGAAGAACATTCCAATAGCGGCCAGACCCAGCAAGAGGGCCAGCACCGCCAGCACGATCGAGCCCGACCCGCCGCGAGAAGAGCCGGAATTCTGCGGCTCAGGACGGTACGGCTCCTCGTAGGGCTCGTAGCCGCCCGAATCGTAGCTGCCGCCGTACTGGGTTTCGGGGTAGCTCGACTGCGCATAGCGCGAATCCCCCTCCCCCGGCATGTACTGGTGCGGGGCGGACTGGCCGCTGCCACCCGCGGACGAAGGGGACTGGGACGGGGACAGGTAACGGGTGCTCGCGTCGGAGATGTCGTCACCGTGGCGCCCAAACTGTCGGGTCTCGTTATCCATGGGGGTCAGTCTAGTCCCCGCAGGAAACCACGCCCATTAAGGAAGCGTGAGGCCGAAGACCGGGACAGCGATGAGGTAGGTGGCGGCGGTGACCAGGACCAGGCCGATGACGTTGAGCCAGATTCCGCCCTTGATCATCTCGCCCATGGTCACATAACCG encodes:
- the menD gene encoding 2-succinyl-5-enolpyruvyl-6-hydroxy-3-cyclohexene-1-carboxylic-acid synthase, whose amino-acid sequence is MPDSRMESPENPASDSMQLAAHVAEVVAEHVTDVVLCPGSRNSPLAYALLARRDITVHVRIDERAAAFTALGIARVQRRHVGVVMTSGTAVANTFPAVIEAHMSHTPLAVISADRPERLVGTGASQTIWQQGIFGRYAATQQVTQVGDAVSFDADQVHINVAFDTPLVPEALPEPVGSPRRVGPGRLRLAEGRGHRATDTGPAGAVDHGVVDVDLTRNTLVIAGDEAWEVPGLEHVPTIAEPTAPTPFHQVHPLAARFFAQDEVAVSHDGGDFAASTKPEQVIVVGHPTLHRDVMALMADSTIEVIGITRTGTVTGHPDRVGSRVNATGQPTDTWLKICEAAGDVGAETVRKALEDDTFGFTGLHAAAAVCDSLGMGDTLVLGSSNPVRDASLVGMPFDGVSTYSARGVAGIDGTLSQATGIALATQALHPDEIRAPRTVALVGDLTFLHDAGGLLIGPDQPTPGNLTIVVANDNGGGIFETLEVGAPELRGSFERAFGTPHDADIEALAAGYGAAYRRGTGIGELTEALYEGVDKPAPVTVIEAVTTRTTRRALSERLKK
- a CDS encoding DUF3592 domain-containing protein, coding for MAPTVRRRLHQLIIVLYACAILGSVAMVAGPAYNDFTISRDPGRGIATVTGVGLTRTSVDYQDESGEFHSPQRGLLYPSGLGDGQQVWVTYAKSNPEIVKVEGRGWTLAIVPALSVGAVATLIAAAAWLGVSALGKKSRTPGGKFTSRSRESKD